GATCACTACGCCAGCCTGCTCGCCGAAGTCGGCCTGGCCGGAATCGACTTGCTGCTGACCGACCTGGCCAGTCTGTTGCGCGCGCACTTCCCCGGCGATGCGCAGCTGGCCCGCTTCGGCGACGACGTGTTCACCGTACTGCAACCCGGCCTGACGCCGGAGCAGTCGCAGGCAAGCTTGACCAGCTTGCTGAAGAAAGTCGAAAGCCACCTGTTCGACATCAGCGGCCGCACCGCCCAGACCACCCTGTCGATCGGCATCGCCGGCCTCAGCGAAAAGACCACCAAGGCCCAGGAGGTGGTCAACCGCGCGCAACGCTGCGCCGACGACCTGAGCGACGGCAATGCCCTGAAGCTGTTCGACCCTTCCGCCGAGCTGGCCGCCGCCGCCAACCGCGGCAGCATTGTGGCCATGGTCCAGCAGGCCCTTGAGCACAACAGCTTCCGCCTGCTGTTCCAACCGATCATCAGCCTGCGGGGCGACAGCCACGAGCACTATGAGGTGCTGCTGCGCATGCTCAATCCGCAGGGACAGGAGGTACCTCCACCGGACTTCCTCAACGCGGCCAAGGATGCCGGGCTCGGCGAGAAGATCGATCGCTGGGTGATACTCAACTCGATCAAGCTGCTCGCCGACCATCGCAGCAAGGGTCACAGCACCCGTCTGTTCATTCACCTGTCTAGCGCCAGCCTGCAGGATCAGACCCTGCTGCCCTGGCTCAGCGTGGCCTTGAAGGCCGCTCGCCTGCCCTCGGATGCGCTGGTCTTCCAACTTAGCGAGCCGGACGCCATTGCCTACCTGAAGCAGGCCAAGGCCCTGAGCCAGGGCTTGCACGAGCTGCACTGCAAGGTCGCCCTGAGCCAGTTCGGCTGCGCCCTGAATCCGTTCAACACGCTCAAACACCTGCAGCTGGACTTCATCAAGATCGACGGTTCGTACTCCCAGGACCTGAGCAAGCCCGACAGCCAGGAAGCCTTGAAGACCCTACTGGCCAGCCTGCACGCCCAAGCCAAGCTGACCATCGTGCCCTTCGTCGAGAGCGCCAGCGTCCTCGCCACGCTCTGGCAGGCCGGGGTCAACTACATCCAGGGCTACTACCTGCAGGCGCCCAGTCAGTCGATGAATTACGACTTCTCCTCCGACGACGAGTGACGCAACGCCAGCCCCATGAAAAAGCCGCCCGCGGGCGGCTTTTTCATGCCTGGCCTATTCCAGCCCGTCGCGGTCGCGGAACCCCAGCAGGTAGAGGATGCCGTCCAACCCCAGGGTGGAGATGGCCTGCTTGGCCGACTGCTTGACCAGCGGCTTGGCGCGGAACGCCACGCCCAGCCCGGCAATCGCCAGCATCGGCAGGTCATTGGCGCCATCGCCCACGGCAATGGTCTGCTCCAGGCGCAAGCCTTCCTTCTCCGCCAGTTCGCGCAACAGGTCGGCCTTGCGCTGGGCATCGACGATCGGCTCGACGGCCACGCCCGTGACCCGGCCATCGACTATCTGCAGTTCGTTGGCAAACACGTAGTCGATGCCCAGCTTGGCTTGCAGCTGCTTGGCGAAATAGGTGAAACCGCCCGAGAGGATCGCGGTCTTGTAACCCAACCGGCGCAGCTCGCTGAACAGCGTTTCGGCACCCTCGGTCAGGCGCAGCGAGGCGCCGATATCGGCCAGCACGGTTTCCGGCAGCCCCTTGAGCAGGGCCAGGCGCTCCCTGAAGCTGGCGGCGAAGTCCAGCTCGCCGCGCATGGCCCGCTCGGTGATCGCCGCGACCTGTTCACCGACCCCGGCCGCCTTGGCCAGCTCGTCGATCACCTCGGCCTCGATCAGCGTCGAGTCCATGTCGAACACCGCCAGGCGACGGTTGCGGCGAAACAGCGAATCGCGCTGGAAGGCGATATCCACGTTCAGCTCCTGCGCCACGCTGAGGAACTCGGCACGCAGCGCCGCCGGATCGGCCGGTTCGCCGCGCACGGAGAACTCGATGCAGCCCTTGCCCTGCTCCGCCGGGGTATCCAGCGGCATGCGCCCGGACAGGCGGTCGATATGGTCGATATTGAGGCCATAGCGGGCGGTGATCGCACTGACCCGCTGCAACTGCTCGGCAGTGACCTTGCGGGTCAGCAGGGTGACGATATGCCGGGCCTTGCCCTGGCCGCCCACCCACTGCTGGTAGTCCGCCTCGGAAACCGGTGTGAAGCGCACCTGCTGATCCAGCTTGTAGGCGGTGAACAGCACATTCTTGAGCACCGAGGAGGCCTGCTCGGTGCCGGGAATCTCGACCAGGATGCCGAACGACAGGGTGTCGTGGATCACCGCCTGGCCGATGTCGAGGATATTCACCCCGCCCTGGGCCAGCACGCCGGTGATGGCGGCGGTAAGACCCGGGCGGTCCTCGCCGGTGATATTGATCAGGACGATTTCGCGCACGGCGCACCCCCAAGGCTCGGTGAACAGATGGACAGCTCGCCGAATGACCGGCAAGCGGGAGAAAAGCCGCACATTCTACCCATTTTCGCGGCCGTACGGGCATGCGCGGCGCTTTGCCCGCTGCAGGGCGGTCGCTATACTGCGCGGCAACTCCAGTCGACAAGAGCCGAGCTCTGTGAACCGGCCCGCCCCCGTAAAGCCCGACAACTTCTTCCTCCTGCTGTTCCAGGCCCTGCGCCAGCGCCGGGTTCCCCTGGCCCTGCGCATTGCCAGCCACAGCCTGCTGCTGGTGGCCCTGGCGCTGGTGATCTATGCCTGGGTCATCGGCATGCAGTTCAAGCAGGCCATGCAGCAGCAAGCCGAAGCCCTGGGCACCAGCCTGATCACCCAGACCGCGGCGTCGGCCACCGAACTGCTGGTCTCCAACGACATTCTCAGCCTCAACGTGCTGCTGAACAACCTGGTGAAGAACCCGCTGGTGGCCCATGCGGCCATCTACAGCGTGGACAACCGCCTGCTCGCCGAAGCCGGCGCCCGCCCGAGCAAGAGCATGCTCGGCGAAACCGAGGGCCTTTACTCGACCCCCATCACCTTCCAGGAGGTGATCGCCGGCCAGCTGCGTATCAGCCTGGACATGCGCCAGTTCCAGCAGCCGATGACCATCAGCCTGCAGAGCATGGGCATCCTCAGCCTGATTCTGCTGGCGCTGACCCTGAGCCTGAGCCTGCGCCTGGGCCGCCATATCTCCACGCCGCTGCTGCAGCTGCGGGTCTGGCTGCGCGATCCGGACGACCCGGCGCCCGGCGCCGGCCGCCAGGACGAGATCGGCGACCTGGCGCGCCAGCTGCAGTCTCGCCTGGTACCGGAGAAGCCGGAGCCCGAGCAGCCGGACGAAGACGCCGAAACGCGCGACGAGGACGACTACCCGCTGGAATCGATCGACCGGGAGCCGCGTTTCGCCGTGCCGAACCTGCGCGACGAACAGGACGACGACCTGACTGGCGAGGGCGACGAAGACCTCGACCCGTTCGCCGACCTGCAGGATGTCACGGCCGAACAGCCGCCTGCCGTCGCGCCGGCAACGCCACAACCGAGCGCGGTGCTGGCAATCCAGCTGGGCGCCCAGGAACAACTGCGGCGCCTGCCGCGGGCACGCCTGCTCGACCTGCTGCAGCGCTACCGCGATTGCCTGAACCAGGCTGCGGCGCTCTATCAGGGCGAGTTGCACACCCTCAGCGACGGCAGCAGCCTGATGCTGTTCCACAGCCGCGACAGTGGCGACGACTACCTGACCCACGCGATCTGCTGCGGCGAACTGATGCGTGCGCTCGGCCACGCCCTGCAAATCGAGGTCGCCGACAGCGGCATCACCCTGCAGCTGCAGCTGGGCCTGACCCAGGGCACCGAGCTGCTCGGCCTCAGCCAGGGCGACCTGCTGCTCAGCGACACCGCCCAGGAGGCCCTGGCCCTGTCTCAGCACAGCCGCAACCTGCTGCTGCTGGAACGGCGCATCGCCGAGGACCCGCTGGTTCGCCAGCGCAGCCGCATCCGCGCCATCACCAGCCCGGAAGGCGCCTGCTGCGTGGAGCGCCTGCTGGAGCCCTACCCGTCGCTGCTGGAGCGCCAGCTGGCGCACATGCACGAAAGCCACTGAGTGGGCAGCACCCACAAAAAAGCCCCGCCTTGAGCGGGGCTTTTTATGGACGACAGCTCAAGCCGGCGAGTCGGCGAGTCAGAAGCGAAAGACCTCGCCCTCGATCCTGATCGGCTCGACCACCGGCGCCTTCGGTCGAGCTGGCTTGGCCGCGGGCGCGACCGGAGTCTTCTTGCGTGGCTCCTCGGCCACCACCGGAGGCAGATTGCCGTACTCCTGCACCGCCAGGGCCACCTGCTCGACCAGCTGACGCATCACCAGGCTCTGGGCGCGCACCTGGTCGGCGATGGTGCCCTGATGGGCCTCCTCCAGGCGGACCAGGCGGCCGTCGAGGAGCTTTCCATCGGGGTTCAGCAGGCGCCAGTGCGCCTCGAGCACGGCCGGCAGCTGCGGCCCGGAATCCAGGCGGCTGATCGACAGCAGCACCTGCACCTGAGGCGTGAAACCGGGCGTCGCCGGCGCCATGGCCAGGCGCTGGCTGTTCAGCCGCGCGGCCAGTTGGCGCAACAGCTGGCGGTCGATGTCCGCCGCCAGACTGCCCGCCCAGCGCCCCTCGCTGGTCGCCGTCAGGCTGCCGTCGGGCTGGCGCTGCAGCAGCGCCTCGCGCTGCAGGTAGTCGGCAATCGACACCGGCCCCAAGAGCACGGCCACCCCGCCCTTCTCGTCAGGCAGCTCGGCGTTGCCACCGTCGAGCTGATACAACGGCACTGGCTGGTAGGCCGTACAGCCGACCAGACCGAGCAGGCCGGTCAACAGCAGGATCAAGGGAAGGCGCACTACAGTCATTACTCTCATCCGGCCGGCCTGGACTGCCGGCAGTCTAACCTGGGTTGGCGAACGCGCTCAGCCGACCTGGCGCATTCCATGGCCGACTATCATCCGCCAAAGCGCCGCACGACTCCAGCCTCGTGCGCCGCAAGACTCGGACGGTCTACTCGACCAGCAGCGCATCGACCCGCTGGAAACCGCGCGGCAGCTTGTTGCCGCGCCGCCCGCGCTCGCCCTTGTAGTGCTCCAGGTCGTCGGCCTTGAGCGACAGGGTGCGCTTGCCCGCCTGCAGGACCAGGGTCGCGCCGGCCGGCAGCACCGCCAGGTCGCTGAGGAACTCCTCGCGGCTGGCGACCCGCTCGCCGGGTATGCCGATGATCTTGTTGCCCTTGCCCTTGCCCAGCTGGGGCAGGTCGGCGACCTTGAACAACAGCAGCCGGCCCTCGGTGGTCACCGCGGCCAACCAGTCCTCTTCGCGACTGGCCAACGGCTTGGGCGGCACCACCCTGGCCCCTGCCGGCAGGCTGAGCAGGGCCTTGCCGGCCTTGTTCTTGGCCTGCAGGTCCTCGCCCTTGACCACGAAGCCGTAACCGGCGTCGGAGGCGATCACATAGAGCGCGTTGTCGTCCGGCAGCAACACACAGTCGAAGGTCGCCCCCGGCGGCGGCGCCAGGCGCCCGGTCAGTGGTTCGCCCTGACCGCGGGCCGATGGCAGCGAATGGGCGGCCAGCGAATAGCTGCGTCCGGTGGAGTCGATGAACACCGCGTACTGGTTCGAGCGCCCTGGCGCGGCCGCCTTGAAGCCATCACCGGCCTTGTAGGACAGGCCGGTTGCGTCGATGTCGTGGCCCTTGGCGCAACGCACCCAGCCCTTCTCGGACATCACCACAGTGATCGGCTCGGTCGGCAGCAGCTCGGTCTCCGACAGTGCGCGGGCCTCGGCGCGGGCGACGATCGGTGAGCGGCGGGCGTCGCCGTAGGTCTCGGCGTCCTTGATGATTTCGTCGCGCACCAGCTTCTTCAGCTTGGCTTCGCTGCCGAGCAGGGCCAGCAGCTTGGCCCGCTCCTTGGCCAGCTCGTCCTGCTCGCCGCGGATCTTCATCTCTTCCAGGCGCGCCAGCTGGCGCAGGCGGGTGTCGAGAATGTAGTCGGCCTGCACGTCGGTGAGGCCGAAACGCGCCATCAGCACCGGCTTGGGCTGATCCTCGGTACGGATGATGTGGATCACCTCGTCGAGGTTGAGGAAGGCGACCAGCAAGCCCTCCAACAGGTGCAGGCGCTTTTCCACCTTGTCCAGGCGGAACTGCAGGCGCCGGCGCACCGTGTTCACCCGGTACTCCAACCACTCACGCAGCATCTGCCGCAGGTTCTTCACCTGGGGCTTGCCGTCCAGGCCGATGACATTGGTGTTGACCCGGTAGCTGGACTCCAGATCGGTGGTGGCGAACAGGTGGGTCATCAACTCGTCGGCATCGACCCGGTTGGAGCGCGGGATGATGACGATGCGGCAGGGATGCTCGTGATCCGACTCGTCGCGCAGGTCGGCGACCATCGGCAGCTTCTTGGCCTGCATCTGCCCGGCGATCTGCTCCAGCACCTTGGCCCCGGATACCTGATGCGGCAACGCGGTGACCACGATGTCGCCATCCTCGATGCGGTACACCGCACGCATTCGCACCGAGCCACGGCCGGTCTCGTAGATCTTCAGCAGATCGGCGCGCGGGGTGATCACCTCCGCCTCGGTGGGGAAGTCCGGCCCCAGCACATGCTCGCACAGCTGCTCGACCGTGGCGTCCGGCTGATCCAGCAGACGCACGCAGGCCGCGGCGACTTCGCGCAGGTTGTGCGGCGGCACGTCGGTGGCCATGCCCACGGCGATGCCCGTGGTGCCGTTGAGCAGCAGGTTGGGCAGGCGCGCCGGCAGGGTCGCCGGCTCGTTGAGAGTACCGTCGAAGTTCGGCACCCAGTCCACCGTGCCCTGCCCCAGCTCGGTCAGCAGCACCTCCGAATAGCGCGACAGGCGCGCCTCGGTGTAGCGCATGGCGGCGAAGGACTTGGGATCGTCGGGGGCGCCCCAGTTGCCCTGCCCGTCCACCAGGGTATAGCGGTAGCTGAACGGCTGGGCCATCAGCACCATGGCCTCGTAGCAGGCCGAATCGCCGTGGGGGTGGAACTTGCCGAGCACGTCACCGACGGTACGCGCCGACTTCTTGTGCTTGGCATCGGCATCCAGGCCCAGCTCGCTCATGGCATAGACGATGCGCCGCTGCACCGGCTTCAAACCGTCGCCGATATGCGGCAGGGCGCGATCCATGATCACGTACATCGAATAGTTGAGATAGGCCTGCTCGGTGAAGTCGGCAAGCGAGCGGCGCTCAACGCCATCCAGGCTCAGATCGAGGGATTCGCTCATGGGAGTCTCATTGCAAGGTTGATTGGCGCAACATCAGGGTGCCGTCGCGCTGAGTGAATTCGAGTTGTTTCAGGGCGCTCATGCCCAGCAGCACTTCCTCGCCGCCCATGCCGGGGGCGATCAGCGCGTCGACATCGTGCAGCACGATATCGCCCAGCTGCAGGCTGGCCAGTTGCGTGCGGTGGGCCGTGGCACGGCCGTTGGCGGTGCTGATGGTGATCGCCGTGCCGGCGCGCAAGCCCAGGCGCCTCGCCACCTCGACGGGCACCGCCACCTGGGTGGCGCCGGTGTCGAGGAGGAAGGTCACCGGCTCGCCGTTGATCCGCCCATCGGCGCGGTAATGCCCCTGACGACTGCTCGCCAGGCGCACTTCCACGTAGTCGCTGCCGTGCACCGACTCGGGATGCCGATTGGGGTTACGCCGGGACTCCTCCCAATCGCCGAAGAAGCGCGTGGCCAGCAGCAACGCGGCGCCCCAGGCCAGCACCAGCATCACCCGTCCGGCCCGCCGCCCCGGCGCTTGCGTGCTCATCGGCGGGCGCCCCAGCCGCCCTGCGGCGCGGCGAAACGCCAGACGATCGGCCGCGCCTCGCCATCGGCGCGGGCCTGGCCCTCATTGTCCAGCCCCACCCAGGCGCCGTCGGCGTCGATCCACAGGGCCTCGGTCTGGCCGTACGCCGAAGGATAGCGACGCGCCTCGGCGAGCGCCTCCGCGGCGAACGACCAGCAGCGCTCGACCGCGCCGTCACTCAGCTGGCGGCGACAGATGCGATGGGCCTGGCGCTCCAGGGTGAAGAGTTTTTCCTGGTGGAACGCCAGCCCGGAGAAGTCTCGCGGCCGGGCCTCGCCGCCCAGCTGCGCCGGCGCCGGCTCGCTACCGCCCTCGCCGACCAGTACACAGCCGCCGCTGCAGCGCCAGGACGCGCCGTGCCGATGCACCACCAACAGGCCGCGCCGATTGCGCTCGGCCGCCAGCCACAGGCGCTCGCCGGCCGGATCGACCGCCACGCCCTCGAACATCGCATTGAACCCGAGCAGCATGCCACTGGCGCGGGCCTGGCGCACCACGGCCTCCGGCAGCGCCAGCCAGTTCGCCTCACCATGGGCAGTCAGCTGCAGCACCGCGGCCTTGGCCTCGCTGACCAGGTAACGGTTGCCCTGCCGGTCACAAGACAGCCCTTCGAAGTCCAGTCCGCCACCGCGCACCTGGCCAGCGACCCAGGTGCTCATGCGCAGCCCCCAGGGCAGCGGCACGGCCGGCGCCGGCGGCGCCTCGAAACGTTCGACCTCGGCCTGCCAGACCTCGGCGCCAGTCTGCAGACGGTACAGCCGATCATCCTCGCGATCCGACACCGCCCACAGGGTTTCGTCGCAGCGGGCCAGGCCCGAGAGGTTGCCGCCGACCATGCCCTCGACCGGGTGCTCGCCAATCAGCCGCAGCTCCTCGGGAGGCGGCGCGTCGGCCAGCGCCGCCGCCGCCACCAGCAGCAGCGCGACGCCCAGGCAACGCATCAGAGCAGCACCTCGGCCAGGTTGCCCTTGGACTCCAGCCAGGACTTGCGGTCGCCGGCGCGCTTCTTCGCCAGCAGCATGTCCATGATTTCCCGGGTGCCTTCGAAGTCGTCCAGGGTCAGCTGCACCAGGCGCCGGGTGTTGGGGTCCATGGTGGTCTCGCGCAGCTGCGGCGGGTTCATCTCGCCGAGGCCCTTGAAGCGGGTGACCTGGGGCTTGCCGCGGCGTTTCTCGGCGACCAGACGATCGAGGATGCCGTCACGTTCGGCTTCATCCAGGGCGTAGAAGACTTCCTTGCCGAGGTCGATGCGGTACAGCGGCGGCATGGCCACATAGACGTGGCCGGCATCCACCAAAGGGCGGAAGTGGCGGACAAACAGCGCGCACAACAGGGTAGCGATGTGCAGGCCGTCGGAGTCGGCGTCGGCGAGGATGCAGATCTTGCCGTAGCGCAATTGGGAGAGGTCGTTGGAGCCGGGGTCGATGCCGATGGCCACGGCGATGTCATGCACCTCCTGGGAGGCCAGCACCTCGCCGCCATCGACTTCCCAGGTGTTCAGGATCTTGCCGCGCAGCGGCATGATCGCCTGGAACTCCTTGTCACGCGCCTGCTTGGCCGAACCGCCGGCGGAGTCACCCTCGACCAGAAACAGTTCGGAGCGCAGCGGGTCCTGCCCCGCACAATCGGCGAGCTTTCCGGGCAGTGCCGGCCCCTGGGTGATGCGCTTGCGCTCGACCTTCTTGCCGGCCTTGAGGCGGCGATTGGCGTTGCTGATCGCCAGCTCGGCAAGCTGCTGACCGAACTCCGGATGGGCGTTGAGCCACAGGCTGAAGGCGTCCTTGACCACCCCGGAGACGAAGGCCGCCGCCTCGCGGGAGGACAGGCGCTCCTTGGTCTGTCCGGAGAACTGCGCATCCTGCATCTTCATCGACAGGACGAAGGCGATACGCTCCCAGATGTCCTCGGGCGCCAGCTTGACCCCGCGCGGCAACAGGTTGCGGAACTCGCAGAACTCGCGCATGGCGTCCAGCAGACCCTGGCGCAGGCCGTTGACGTGGGTGCCGCCCTGGGCGGTGGGAATCAGGTTGACGTAGCTCTCCTGCACGCTCTCGCCGCCCTCGGGCAGCCACAGCAGGGCCCAGTCGACCGCCTCCTTGTTGCCGGCGAGACTGCCGCAGAACGGCTGCTCGGGCAGCCGCGGAAATTCGCTGACCGCATCCACCAGGTAGGAACGCAGGCCATCCTCGTACAGCCACTCGACGCGCTCGCCGCTGGCCTTGTCCTCGAAGCTGACCGCAAGGCCCGGGCACAGCACCGCCTTGGCCTTGAGCACATGCTTGAGGCGACTGACCGAGAACTTGTGCGAATCGAAATACTTGCCGTCCGGCCAGAAGTGCACGCTGGTGCCGGTGTTGCGCTTGCCCACCGTGCCGATCACCTCCAGGTCGCTGGCCTTGTAGCCATCGCCGAAGGCCATGCGGTACTCGCTGCCGTCGCGCTTGACCCGCACCTCGACCCGGGTCGACAGGGCGTTGACCACCGAAATGCCGACACCATGCAGGCCGCCGGAGAACTGGTAGTTCTTGTTGGAGAACTTGCCGCCGGCATGCAGCTTGGTGAGGATCAGTTCGACCCCGGGTACGCCCTCCTCGGGATGAATGTCCACCGGCATGCCGCGCCCGTCGTCGAGCACCTCGAGCGAATTGTCCTCGTGGAGGATCACCTGGATCGACCGGGCGTGGCCGGCCAGGGCCTCGTCGACGCTATTGTCGATGACCTCCTGGGCCAGGTGGTTGGGCCGGCTGGTGTCGGTGTACATGCCGGGGCGCTTGCGCACCGGGTCCAGGCCGGAAAGGACTTCGATGGCGTCTGCGTTATAGGCGTTCTGCTGGGCCATGGGGTCTCGAATCGTCTTAAAGGTCGGAAAAGTCGGCGTCGCGCCACAGGTCGGCGGGCACGCCGGCAAAAGCAAAGAGCATCGGCAGGCGCGCGGCGAAGCCCTGGAAGCCATGGTCGCCACCGGCCTGGATGCGCAGCGCGCAGGCCCGGTAGTAGGCTTCTGCCTGGCGGTAATCGAGGGTTTCGTCGGCGGTCTGCAGCCACACCTGGTAGCGCGCGGGGTCCTGCGGTGGCGGCACTTCCAGCTCGCCCAGGGCCGCCACATGCTCGGCTGTCAGCTCCCAGGTTTCATCGCTGTAGTAGTTCTTCTGCGGACCCAGGTAGCCGTCGAACAGCCGGTGCGGCCGCACCGCCGGATTGATCAGCAGGGCGCGCAAGCCATGCCGCTCGGCCAGGTGGGTCGCATAGTAGCCGCCCAGGGAGCTGCCGACCAGCACCGGCCGACCGAGCTCGGCGATCAGTGTCTCGAGCTGGGCGATGGCCTGGCGCGGGTGGTGGTGCAGGGCCGGCACCCGCAGCCGCGCGGCCAGGCCCAGGCGCGCCATGGCCGCGTGCAGCTGGCGGGCCTTGAGCGAAGCCGGCGAACTGTTGAGGCCGTGGAGGTAGAGAATGCTGGGACTGCTTGCGAGCATGGCTGACGGGACTGATGGCTAGGAACGGGAGGCGGAACGGTAGCAGCTTTCGCGGAGCGGCCTCCAGTGCGCGGCTATCAATAGCCCTTGACGCTGTAGTCCACCTCGAACTGGATGCCGGTGACGCGCGATACGCCGGTGTCCAGGCGCCCGTCGTCGTGCAGGCGCAGCCAGCGGTAGCCCGGGGCACTGCTGTCGACCTGAAAATCGTCGCTGCCCGGGGTGAACTGCACGCAGGTCGAGGGCGAGGCCAGCAGGCGCAG
The genomic region above belongs to Pseudomonas benzenivorans and contains:
- a CDS encoding EAL domain-containing response regulator; this encodes MAIEKKTIRLLILEDSQNEAERLVSLFRNAGRATRVHRLSSSEDLAEALQQSWDLLIAAPSSEHLAPGEAISAIRRQAKDIPVIQLLADNDSDSITEALTLGAQDALPQGEDERLVLVAQRELSNLEERRARRAAEVALREAEKRCQLLLESSVDAITYVHDGMHIYANRAYLELFDYQDADELEGMPMIDLIAAADQAGFKDFLKSYQGLEGSAELACAGLRASGDTFPARMSFSPASYDGEPCIQVVIRGEVGNAELEEKLREISSQDLVTGLYNRNHFLGLMDAAAERAVKAGQPASLAYIRVDHYASLLAEVGLAGIDLLLTDLASLLRAHFPGDAQLARFGDDVFTVLQPGLTPEQSQASLTSLLKKVESHLFDISGRTAQTTLSIGIAGLSEKTTKAQEVVNRAQRCADDLSDGNALKLFDPSAELAAAANRGSIVAMVQQALEHNSFRLLFQPIISLRGDSHEHYEVLLRMLNPQGQEVPPPDFLNAAKDAGLGEKIDRWVILNSIKLLADHRSKGHSTRLFIHLSSASLQDQTLLPWLSVALKAARLPSDALVFQLSEPDAIAYLKQAKALSQGLHELHCKVALSQFGCALNPFNTLKHLQLDFIKIDGSYSQDLSKPDSQEALKTLLASLHAQAKLTIVPFVESASVLATLWQAGVNYIQGYYLQAPSQSMNYDFSSDDE
- the serB gene encoding phosphoserine phosphatase SerB gives rise to the protein MREIVLINITGEDRPGLTAAITGVLAQGGVNILDIGQAVIHDTLSFGILVEIPGTEQASSVLKNVLFTAYKLDQQVRFTPVSEADYQQWVGGQGKARHIVTLLTRKVTAEQLQRVSAITARYGLNIDHIDRLSGRMPLDTPAEQGKGCIEFSVRGEPADPAALRAEFLSVAQELNVDIAFQRDSLFRRNRRLAVFDMDSTLIEAEVIDELAKAAGVGEQVAAITERAMRGELDFAASFRERLALLKGLPETVLADIGASLRLTEGAETLFSELRRLGYKTAILSGGFTYFAKQLQAKLGIDYVFANELQIVDGRVTGVAVEPIVDAQRKADLLRELAEKEGLRLEQTIAVGDGANDLPMLAIAGLGVAFRAKPLVKQSAKQAISTLGLDGILYLLGFRDRDGLE
- a CDS encoding AhpA/YtjB family protein, yielding MNRPAPVKPDNFFLLLFQALRQRRVPLALRIASHSLLLVALALVIYAWVIGMQFKQAMQQQAEALGTSLITQTAASATELLVSNDILSLNVLLNNLVKNPLVAHAAIYSVDNRLLAEAGARPSKSMLGETEGLYSTPITFQEVIAGQLRISLDMRQFQQPMTISLQSMGILSLILLALTLSLSLRLGRHISTPLLQLRVWLRDPDDPAPGAGRQDEIGDLARQLQSRLVPEKPEPEQPDEDAETRDEDDYPLESIDREPRFAVPNLRDEQDDDLTGEGDEDLDPFADLQDVTAEQPPAVAPATPQPSAVLAIQLGAQEQLRRLPRARLLDLLQRYRDCLNQAAALYQGELHTLSDGSSLMLFHSRDSGDDYLTHAICCGELMRALGHALQIEVADSGITLQLQLGLTQGTELLGLSQGDLLLSDTAQEALALSQHSRNLLLLERRIAEDPLVRQRSRIRAITSPEGACCVERLLEPYPSLLERQLAHMHESH
- a CDS encoding PqiC family protein, with the translated sequence MTVVRLPLILLLTGLLGLVGCTAYQPVPLYQLDGGNAELPDEKGGVAVLLGPVSIADYLQREALLQRQPDGSLTATSEGRWAGSLAADIDRQLLRQLAARLNSQRLAMAPATPGFTPQVQVLLSISRLDSGPQLPAVLEAHWRLLNPDGKLLDGRLVRLEEAHQGTIADQVRAQSLVMRQLVEQVALAVQEYGNLPPVVAEEPRKKTPVAPAAKPARPKAPVVEPIRIEGEVFRF
- the parC gene encoding DNA topoisomerase IV subunit A translates to MSESLDLSLDGVERRSLADFTEQAYLNYSMYVIMDRALPHIGDGLKPVQRRIVYAMSELGLDADAKHKKSARTVGDVLGKFHPHGDSACYEAMVLMAQPFSYRYTLVDGQGNWGAPDDPKSFAAMRYTEARLSRYSEVLLTELGQGTVDWVPNFDGTLNEPATLPARLPNLLLNGTTGIAVGMATDVPPHNLREVAAACVRLLDQPDATVEQLCEHVLGPDFPTEAEVITPRADLLKIYETGRGSVRMRAVYRIEDGDIVVTALPHQVSGAKVLEQIAGQMQAKKLPMVADLRDESDHEHPCRIVIIPRSNRVDADELMTHLFATTDLESSYRVNTNVIGLDGKPQVKNLRQMLREWLEYRVNTVRRRLQFRLDKVEKRLHLLEGLLVAFLNLDEVIHIIRTEDQPKPVLMARFGLTDVQADYILDTRLRQLARLEEMKIRGEQDELAKERAKLLALLGSEAKLKKLVRDEIIKDAETYGDARRSPIVARAEARALSETELLPTEPITVVMSEKGWVRCAKGHDIDATGLSYKAGDGFKAAAPGRSNQYAVFIDSTGRSYSLAAHSLPSARGQGEPLTGRLAPPPGATFDCVLLPDDNALYVIASDAGYGFVVKGEDLQAKNKAGKALLSLPAGARVVPPKPLASREEDWLAAVTTEGRLLLFKVADLPQLGKGKGNKIIGIPGERVASREEFLSDLAVLPAGATLVLQAGKRTLSLKADDLEHYKGERGRRGNKLPRGFQRVDALLVE
- a CDS encoding retropepsin-like aspartic protease family protein, which produces MSTQAPGRRAGRVMLVLAWGAALLLATRFFGDWEESRRNPNRHPESVHGSDYVEVRLASSRQGHYRADGRINGEPVTFLLDTGATQVAVPVEVARRLGLRAGTAITISTANGRATAHRTQLASLQLGDIVLHDVDALIAPGMGGEEVLLGMSALKQLEFTQRDGTLMLRQSTLQ
- a CDS encoding esterase-like activity of phytase family protein, coding for MRCLGVALLLVAAAALADAPPPEELRLIGEHPVEGMVGGNLSGLARCDETLWAVSDREDDRLYRLQTGAEVWQAEVERFEAPPAPAVPLPWGLRMSTWVAGQVRGGGLDFEGLSCDRQGNRYLVSEAKAAVLQLTAHGEANWLALPEAVVRQARASGMLLGFNAMFEGVAVDPAGERLWLAAERNRRGLLVVHRHGASWRCSGGCVLVGEGGSEPAPAQLGGEARPRDFSGLAFHQEKLFTLERQAHRICRRQLSDGAVERCWSFAAEALAEARRYPSAYGQTEALWIDADGAWVGLDNEGQARADGEARPIVWRFAAPQGGWGARR
- the parE gene encoding DNA topoisomerase IV subunit B; this encodes MAQQNAYNADAIEVLSGLDPVRKRPGMYTDTSRPNHLAQEVIDNSVDEALAGHARSIQVILHEDNSLEVLDDGRGMPVDIHPEEGVPGVELILTKLHAGGKFSNKNYQFSGGLHGVGISVVNALSTRVEVRVKRDGSEYRMAFGDGYKASDLEVIGTVGKRNTGTSVHFWPDGKYFDSHKFSVSRLKHVLKAKAVLCPGLAVSFEDKASGERVEWLYEDGLRSYLVDAVSEFPRLPEQPFCGSLAGNKEAVDWALLWLPEGGESVQESYVNLIPTAQGGTHVNGLRQGLLDAMREFCEFRNLLPRGVKLAPEDIWERIAFVLSMKMQDAQFSGQTKERLSSREAAAFVSGVVKDAFSLWLNAHPEFGQQLAELAISNANRRLKAGKKVERKRITQGPALPGKLADCAGQDPLRSELFLVEGDSAGGSAKQARDKEFQAIMPLRGKILNTWEVDGGEVLASQEVHDIAVAIGIDPGSNDLSQLRYGKICILADADSDGLHIATLLCALFVRHFRPLVDAGHVYVAMPPLYRIDLGKEVFYALDEAERDGILDRLVAEKRRGKPQVTRFKGLGEMNPPQLRETTMDPNTRRLVQLTLDDFEGTREIMDMLLAKKRAGDRKSWLESKGNLAEVLL